In the Corynebacterium suedekumii genome, one interval contains:
- a CDS encoding DUF6508 domain-containing protein, which yields MTTRTSGHAELAAVVEKLRRHDGSWLEWAPAEEMADGVYSMGFAKMTSVIREAMKVLYDHGIVVFDWMNWREGFELLEELTPERTATLDRETTLKLLSAVARQDRFSDGSWGELFETGKGLWLFERWLELSG from the coding sequence ATGACCACGAGAACGAGCGGCCACGCTGAGCTGGCGGCGGTCGTCGAGAAGCTGCGGCGGCACGACGGTTCCTGGCTGGAGTGGGCTCCGGCCGAGGAGATGGCGGACGGGGTGTACTCGATGGGCTTCGCCAAGATGACATCCGTGATCCGGGAGGCGATGAAGGTTCTCTACGACCACGGGATCGTCGTGTTCGACTGGATGAACTGGCGGGAGGGCTTCGAGCTGCTGGAGGAGCTGACCCCTGAGCGGACCGCCACCCTCGACCGGGAGACCACCCTCAAGCTGCTCAGCGCCGTCGCCCGCCAGGATCGCTTCAGCGACGGGTCCTGGGGCGAGCTCTTCGAGACCGGCAAGGGACTGTGGCTGTTCGAACGCTGGCTGGAACTGAGCGGCTAG
- the rplJ gene encoding 50S ribosomal protein L10: protein MANAKNQAELAELKAKFEEASSVVLTEYRGLTVAQLAELRGALGFDVQYSVAKNTLIKIAAQEQGIEGLDEHLTGPTAVAFIKGEAVDAAKVMKKFADDNKAFLVKGGYMDGNALTADQVKAIAELDNRETTLAKLAGAMKGNLAKAAGLFNAPASQVARLGAALAEKKDA, encoded by the coding sequence ATGGCAAACGCGAAGAACCAGGCCGAGCTCGCAGAGCTCAAGGCCAAGTTCGAGGAGGCATCCTCTGTCGTCCTCACCGAGTACCGTGGCCTGACCGTTGCCCAGCTCGCTGAGCTGCGCGGCGCTCTCGGCTTCGACGTCCAGTACTCCGTCGCCAAGAACACCCTCATCAAGATCGCTGCCCAGGAACAGGGCATCGAGGGTCTTGACGAGCACCTGACCGGCCCGACCGCCGTCGCCTTCATCAAGGGCGAGGCCGTCGACGCCGCCAAGGTGATGAAGAAGTTCGCCGATGACAACAAGGCGTTCCTCGTCAAGGGTGGCTACATGGACGGCAACGCTCTGACTGCCGACCAGGTCAAGGCCATCGCCGAGCTGGACAACCGCGAGACCACTCTCGCCAAGCTGGCCGGTGCCATGAAGGGCAATCTGGCAAAGGCCGCAGGCCTGTTCAACGCTCCCGCTTCCCAGGTCGCACGCCTCGGCGCTGCGCTCGCGGAGAAGAAGGACGCCTAA
- the rplL gene encoding 50S ribosomal protein L7/L12, which translates to MAKLTKDELIEAFKEMTLIELSEFVKEFEEVFEVTAAAPVAVAAAGAAGGDAGAAAEEQSEFDVVLEDAGAKKIGVIKVVREIVSGLGLKEAKELVEAAPKAILEGASKEDAEAAKAKLEEAGAKASLK; encoded by the coding sequence ATGGCTAAGCTCACCAAGGACGAGCTCATTGAGGCTTTCAAGGAAATGACCCTCATCGAGCTCTCTGAGTTCGTCAAGGAATTCGAAGAGGTCTTCGAGGTCACCGCTGCTGCTCCGGTCGCCGTTGCCGCTGCAGGTGCCGCTGGCGGCGACGCCGGTGCCGCTGCTGAGGAGCAGTCCGAGTTCGACGTCGTCCTCGAGGACGCCGGCGCCAAGAAGATCGGCGTCATCAAGGTCGTCCGCGAGATCGTCTCCGGTCTGGGCCTGAAGGAGGCCAAGGAGCTGGTCGAGGCCGCTCCGAAGGCCATCCTCGAGGGCGCTTCCAAGGAAGACGCCGAGGCTGCCAAGGCCAAGCTGGAAGAGGCCGGCGCCAAGGCTTCCCTCAAGTAA
- a CDS encoding DUF3068 domain-containing protein, giving the protein MLPKSRLISILLLGLGAALLVAGLVVPRFVHGDGRMPLDLDTTTWTLHDDEARTRLVSDPGGRVLDSPVTRQLHMDIQNPSGEEEASLRVGVTTMRDSRQSDLDRLVTAEVWNFGVDRLSGEVTTPAVLTDQLASPVSEVTVDGVWLKFPAHAEQTSYEVFDSTLRQTRPAEFVEELDMAGRTVHHYRQTIEPTNVAQQFASPMNTTTFADVPEGEDARGFLYHSATRDFFVDQVSGLVVEIREDVDDYYGTVDGEKREEVLTFEGRMPQEQIDAHLDQVAEVRDSGFLTVLRWVLIGLGALLMLVGIAGAFGLFGRSGTRARH; this is encoded by the coding sequence ATGCTGCCTAAGTCCCGTCTGATCTCCATCCTCCTGCTCGGCCTCGGTGCGGCCCTGTTGGTGGCGGGCCTCGTGGTCCCCCGTTTCGTCCACGGCGACGGCCGCATGCCGCTGGACCTGGACACCACCACCTGGACACTGCACGACGACGAGGCCCGGACCCGCCTCGTCAGCGACCCCGGCGGCCGCGTCCTCGACTCCCCGGTCACCCGCCAGCTCCACATGGACATCCAGAACCCCTCCGGCGAGGAGGAGGCCTCCCTGCGCGTCGGCGTGACCACCATGCGCGACAGCCGGCAGTCCGACCTCGACCGCCTGGTCACCGCCGAGGTGTGGAACTTCGGCGTCGACCGGCTCAGCGGCGAGGTGACCACCCCGGCCGTACTCACCGACCAGCTGGCCAGCCCGGTCAGCGAGGTCACCGTCGACGGTGTGTGGCTGAAATTCCCCGCCCACGCCGAACAGACCTCCTACGAGGTCTTCGACTCCACCCTCCGGCAGACCCGCCCCGCCGAGTTCGTCGAGGAGCTCGACATGGCCGGCCGCACCGTCCACCACTACCGGCAGACCATCGAGCCGACGAACGTGGCCCAGCAGTTCGCCTCCCCGATGAACACCACCACCTTCGCCGACGTCCCCGAGGGGGAGGACGCCCGCGGCTTCCTCTACCACTCCGCCACCCGCGATTTCTTCGTCGATCAGGTCTCTGGGCTCGTCGTGGAGATCCGGGAGGACGTCGACGACTACTACGGCACCGTCGACGGGGAGAAGCGCGAGGAGGTCCTCACCTTCGAGGGCCGGATGCCGCAGGAGCAGATCGACGCCCACCTCGACCAGGTCGCCGAGGTCCGGGACAGCGGGTTCCTCACCGTCCTGCGCTGGGTCCTCATCGGGCTCGGTGCGCTGCTCATGCTCGTCGGGATCGCGGGCGCCTTCGGGCTGTTCGGTCGCTCGGGGACACGCGCGCGCCACTGA
- a CDS encoding DNA-directed RNA polymerase subunit beta, with protein sequence MLEGPILAVSRQTKSVADIPGAPKRVSFAKISEPIEVPGLLDLQLDSFAWLIGTPEWRARQQEERGPEARVTSGLEDILDELSPIQDYSENMSLSLSEPRFEPVKNSIDECKDKDINYSAPLYVTAEFINNETQEIKSQTVFIGDFPMMTPKGTFIVNGTERVVVSQLVRSPGVYFDQTIDKSTERPLHSVKVIPSRGAWLEFDVDKRDTVGVRIDRKRRQPVTVLLKALGWTTEQIKERFGFSEIMMSTLESDGVANTDEALLEIYRKQRPGEQPTRDLARSLLDNAFFRAKRYDLAKVGRYKINRKLGLGGDHDGLMTLTEEDIATTLEYLVRLHTGERSMTSPTGETIPVETDDIDHFGNRRLRTVGELIQNQVRVGLSRMERVVRERMTTQDAESITPTSLINVRPVSAAIREFFGTSQLSQFMDQNNSLSGLTHKRRLSALGPGGLSRERAGIEVRDVHPSHYGRMCPIETPEGPNIGLIGSLASYARVNAFGFIETPYLKVVDGRVTDEVDYLTADEEDRHSIAQASIERDADGVITADRIEVRVKDGDIGVVTTGKDVDYIDVSPRQMVSVGTAMIPFLEHDDANRALMGANMQKQAVPLVRAEAPYVGTGMEKRAAYDAGDMVITPKAGVVENVSADVITIMDDEGIRDTYMLRKFERTNQGTCYNQTPLVNIGDRVEAGQVLADGPGTFNGEMSLGRNLLVAFMPWEGHNYEDAIILNQSIVEQDILTSIHIEEHEIDARDTKLGAEEITREIPNVSEDVLRDLDDRGIVRIGADVRAGDILVGKVTPKGETELTPEERLLRAIFGEKAREVRDTSMKVPHGENGKVIGVRRFSREDDDDLAPGVNEMIRVYVAQKRKVQDGDKLAGRHGNKGVVGKILPPEDMPFMADGTPVDIILNTHGVPRRMNIGQVLEIHLGWLAAAGWSVDPEDPSNAELISTLPEELYDVPAGSLTATPVFDGASNEELSGLLRNSRPNRDGDVMVNENGKAQLLDGRSGEPFPYPVSVGYMYMLKLHHLVDEKIHARSTGPYSMITQQPLGGKAQFGGQRFGEMEVWAMQAYGAAYTLQELLTIKSDDVVGRVKVYEAIVKGENIPDPGIPESFKVLLKELQSLCLNVEVLSADGTPMELTTDDDDELDSAGSSLGINLSHDERSDADAM encoded by the coding sequence GTGCTGGAAGGACCCATCTTGGCAGTCTCCCGCCAGACCAAGTCAGTGGCCGACATCCCCGGAGCTCCGAAGCGAGTCTCGTTCGCGAAGATCTCCGAGCCCATCGAAGTTCCGGGTCTCCTCGACCTGCAGCTTGATTCCTTCGCATGGCTGATCGGTACGCCCGAGTGGCGCGCCCGCCAGCAGGAGGAGCGTGGGCCGGAGGCCCGCGTCACCAGTGGACTCGAGGATATTCTCGACGAGCTGTCCCCGATTCAGGACTACTCCGAGAACATGTCCCTGTCGCTGTCCGAGCCGCGCTTCGAGCCGGTGAAGAACTCGATCGACGAGTGCAAGGACAAGGACATCAACTACTCTGCGCCGCTGTACGTGACCGCAGAGTTCATCAACAACGAAACCCAGGAGATCAAGTCCCAGACGGTCTTCATCGGCGACTTCCCGATGATGACCCCGAAGGGCACCTTCATCGTCAACGGCACCGAGCGTGTCGTGGTCTCCCAGCTCGTGCGCTCCCCGGGTGTCTACTTCGATCAGACGATCGACAAGTCGACCGAGCGTCCGCTGCACTCCGTCAAGGTCATCCCGTCGCGCGGTGCCTGGCTCGAGTTCGACGTGGACAAGCGCGACACCGTCGGTGTCCGCATCGACCGCAAGCGTCGCCAGCCCGTCACCGTCCTGCTCAAGGCCCTCGGGTGGACCACCGAGCAGATCAAGGAGCGCTTCGGCTTCTCCGAGATCATGATGTCCACCCTCGAGTCCGACGGTGTGGCCAACACCGACGAGGCACTGCTGGAGATCTACCGCAAGCAGCGCCCGGGCGAGCAGCCGACCCGCGACCTCGCACGTTCCCTGCTCGACAACGCCTTCTTCCGCGCCAAGCGCTACGACCTGGCCAAGGTCGGCCGCTACAAGATCAACCGCAAGCTCGGCCTGGGCGGCGACCACGACGGTCTCATGACGCTGACCGAGGAGGACATCGCCACCACCCTCGAGTACCTGGTCCGCCTGCACACCGGCGAGCGTTCCATGACCTCCCCGACCGGCGAGACCATCCCGGTGGAGACCGACGACATCGACCACTTCGGTAACCGTCGTCTGCGTACCGTGGGTGAGCTCATCCAGAACCAGGTCCGCGTCGGCCTGTCCCGCATGGAGCGCGTCGTCCGCGAGCGCATGACCACGCAGGACGCCGAGTCCATCACCCCGACCTCGCTCATCAACGTCCGCCCCGTCTCCGCGGCGATCCGTGAGTTCTTCGGCACCTCCCAGCTGTCGCAGTTCATGGACCAGAACAACTCGCTGTCGGGCCTGACCCACAAGCGTCGTCTGTCCGCGCTCGGCCCGGGTGGTCTGTCCCGTGAGCGCGCCGGCATCGAGGTCCGCGACGTGCACCCGTCGCACTACGGGCGCATGTGCCCCATCGAGACCCCTGAGGGCCCGAACATCGGTCTCATCGGCTCCCTGGCGTCCTACGCCCGGGTCAACGCCTTCGGCTTCATCGAGACCCCGTACCTCAAGGTCGTCGACGGCCGCGTCACCGACGAGGTCGACTACCTCACCGCTGACGAGGAGGACCGCCACTCCATCGCGCAGGCCTCCATCGAGCGCGACGCCGACGGTGTCATCACCGCCGACCGCATCGAGGTCCGCGTCAAGGACGGCGACATCGGTGTCGTCACCACCGGCAAGGACGTCGACTACATCGACGTCTCCCCGCGCCAGATGGTGTCCGTGGGCACCGCCATGATTCCGTTCCTCGAGCATGACGACGCCAACCGTGCCCTCATGGGTGCGAACATGCAGAAGCAGGCCGTTCCGCTGGTCCGCGCCGAGGCCCCCTACGTGGGCACCGGCATGGAGAAGCGTGCGGCCTACGACGCCGGCGACATGGTCATCACCCCGAAGGCCGGCGTCGTGGAGAACGTCTCCGCCGACGTGATCACCATCATGGACGACGAGGGCATCCGCGACACTTACATGCTGCGCAAGTTCGAGCGCACCAACCAGGGCACCTGCTACAACCAGACCCCGCTGGTCAACATCGGCGACCGAGTCGAGGCCGGCCAGGTTCTGGCCGACGGCCCCGGCACCTTCAACGGTGAGATGTCCCTCGGCCGCAACCTGCTGGTCGCGTTCATGCCGTGGGAGGGCCACAACTACGAGGACGCGATCATCCTCAACCAGAGCATCGTGGAGCAGGACATCCTCACCTCGATCCACATCGAGGAGCACGAGATCGACGCCCGCGACACCAAGCTCGGTGCAGAGGAGATCACCCGGGAGATCCCGAACGTCTCCGAGGACGTGCTCCGCGACCTCGACGACCGCGGCATCGTCCGCATCGGTGCCGACGTCCGCGCCGGCGACATCCTCGTCGGCAAGGTCACCCCGAAGGGCGAGACCGAGCTGACCCCGGAGGAGCGCCTCCTGCGCGCCATCTTCGGTGAGAAGGCCCGCGAGGTCCGCGACACCTCCATGAAGGTGCCGCACGGCGAGAACGGCAAGGTCATCGGCGTGCGTCGCTTCTCCCGCGAGGACGACGACGATCTGGCCCCGGGCGTCAACGAGATGATCCGCGTCTACGTCGCCCAGAAGCGCAAGGTCCAGGACGGCGACAAGCTCGCCGGCCGCCACGGCAACAAGGGCGTCGTCGGCAAGATCCTCCCGCCGGAGGACATGCCGTTCATGGCGGACGGCACCCCCGTCGACATCATCCTCAACACCCACGGTGTCCCGCGTCGTATGAACATCGGCCAGGTCCTGGAGATCCACCTCGGCTGGCTCGCCGCCGCCGGCTGGTCCGTGGACCCGGAGGACCCGAGCAACGCCGAGCTCATCTCCACCCTCCCGGAGGAGCTCTACGACGTCCCCGCCGGCTCGCTCACCGCCACCCCGGTGTTCGACGGTGCCTCCAACGAGGAACTCTCCGGCCTGCTGCGTAACTCCCGGCCGAACCGCGACGGCGACGTCATGGTCAACGAGAACGGCAAGGCGCAGCTGCTCGACGGCCGCTCCGGTGAGCCCTTCCCGTACCCGGTCTCCGTGGGCTACATGTACATGCTCAAGCTGCACCACCTGGTGGACGAGAAGATCCACGCCCGTTCCACCGGACCGTACTCCATGATCACCCAGCAGCCGCTCGGCGGTAAGGCCCAGTTCGGTGGCCAGCGCTTCGGTGAGATGGAGGTGTGGGCGATGCAGGCCTACGGCGCCGCCTACACCCTGCAGGAACTGCTGACCATCAAGTCGGACGACGTCGTCGGCCGCGTGAAGGTCTACGAGGCGATCGTCAAGGGCGAGAACATCCCCGACCCGGGCATCCCGGAGTCCTTCAAGGTCCTCCTCAAGGAGCTCCAGTCGCTGTGTCTCAACGTGGAGGTCCTCTCCGCCGACGGCACCCCGATGGAACTGACCACGGACGACGACGACGAGCTCGACTCCGCCGGTTCCTCGCTGGGCATCAACCTCTCCCACGACGAGCGGTCCGACGCCGACGCGATGTAG
- a CDS encoding DNA-directed RNA polymerase subunit beta' — MFDVNLFEELRIGLATADDIRRWSKGEVKKPETINYRTLKPEKDGLFCERIFGPTRDWECACGKYKRVRYKGIICERCGVEVTKSKVRRERMGHIELAAPVTHIWYFKGVPSRLGYLLDLAPKDLERIIYFAANIITSVDDEARHNDLTTLEADMLLEKKDVEADVESEIAERAAKLEEDLAELEAAGAKADARRKVQNAADKEMQHIRERGEREVDRLEEIWQTFVKLAPKQMIIDETVYEELVDRYEEYFTGGMGAEAIQTLIRNFDLDAEAEILRTVINEGKGQKKMRALKRLKVVAAFQRSGNDPAGMVLDCIPVIPPELRPMVQLDGGRFATSDLNDLYRRVINRNNRLKRMIDLGAPEIIVNNEKRMLQESVDALFDNGRRGRPVTGPGNRPLKSLSDLLKGKQGRFRQNLLGKRVDYSGRSVIIVGPQLKLHECGLPKLMALELFKPFVMKRLVENDYAQNIKSAKRMVERQRPEVWDVLEEAISEHPVMLNRAPTLHRLGIQAFEPKLVEGKAIQLHPLACEAFNADFDGDQMAVHLPLSAEAQAEARVLMLASNNILSPASGKPLAMPRLDMVTGLYFLTMHKGEDEIGGQGAYRPADDNGPAQGVYSSVAEAIMARDLGVLGLQAPIHVRISHLRPPAQIEEEQFPDGWEQGQTWLAETTLGRVMFNELLPWNYPYLEGVMVRKGGGAGNILLGDVINDLAATYPMITVAQTMDKMKDAGFYWATRSGVTIAMSDVLVLPNKEEILERYETEAKEIEHKYWVKGALRERDRYDRLVELWQDATNQVGKAVEDLYPDDNPIPMIVKSGAAGNMRQIWTLAGMKGMVVNSKGDYITRPIKTSFREGLSVLEYFNNSHGSRKGLADTALRTADSGYLTRRLVDVAQDVIVREDDCGTRQGVRVPVAVEVKDADGTVTGYARDTLVETSVSGRVLATEVNGADGEQLFAAGDDLTEARIDELVLNGVTEVKVRSVLTCQTPTGVCAKCYGKSMASGHLVDIGEAVGIVAAQSIGEPGTQLTMRTFHQGGVGGDITGGLPRVQELFEARVPKNASPIAEFSGTVRLEDDGNFYKLTLTSDDGSEEKVYEKLSKRQGLAQIRVPMENNPTVSIERTLRDGDHVELGDRLLRGPADPHDVLRVLRRRGVEKHLIDEVQAVYRAQGVAIHDKHIEIIIRQMLRRGTVIEAGSTEFLPGTLVDLSEARRVNAAIRAEGGQPAELRDQIMGITKASLATESWLSAASFQETTRVLTDAAINRRSDQLIGLKENVIIGKLIPAGTGISRYRNITVKPTEAARNAAYSIPTYGDSIYGDDGYAEFTGASVPLDEDFQL; from the coding sequence GTGTTCGACGTAAACCTCTTCGAGGAACTCCGCATCGGCCTGGCCACCGCCGACGACATCCGCCGTTGGTCCAAGGGCGAGGTCAAGAAGCCGGAGACCATCAACTACCGCACCCTCAAGCCGGAGAAGGACGGCCTCTTCTGCGAGCGCATCTTCGGCCCCACCCGCGACTGGGAGTGTGCCTGCGGCAAGTACAAGCGCGTCCGCTACAAGGGCATCATCTGTGAGCGCTGTGGCGTCGAGGTGACCAAGTCCAAGGTGCGCCGCGAGCGCATGGGCCACATCGAGCTCGCCGCACCGGTCACCCACATCTGGTACTTCAAGGGTGTCCCGTCCCGTCTCGGCTACCTGCTCGACCTGGCGCCGAAGGATCTCGAGCGGATCATCTACTTCGCCGCCAACATCATCACCTCCGTCGACGACGAGGCACGCCACAACGACCTGACCACCCTCGAGGCCGACATGCTCCTCGAGAAGAAGGACGTCGAGGCCGACGTCGAGTCCGAGATCGCCGAGCGCGCCGCCAAGCTCGAGGAGGACCTCGCCGAGCTCGAGGCCGCCGGTGCCAAGGCCGACGCCCGCCGCAAGGTGCAGAACGCCGCCGACAAGGAGATGCAGCACATCCGCGAACGCGGTGAGCGCGAGGTCGACCGCCTAGAGGAGATCTGGCAGACCTTCGTCAAGCTCGCCCCGAAGCAGATGATCATCGACGAGACCGTCTACGAGGAACTCGTCGACCGCTACGAGGAGTACTTCACCGGCGGCATGGGCGCCGAGGCGATCCAGACGCTGATCCGCAACTTCGACCTCGACGCCGAGGCCGAGATCCTGCGCACCGTCATCAACGAGGGCAAGGGCCAGAAGAAGATGCGCGCCCTCAAGCGCCTCAAGGTCGTCGCCGCGTTCCAGCGCTCCGGCAACGACCCGGCCGGCATGGTCCTCGACTGCATCCCGGTGATCCCGCCGGAGCTGCGCCCGATGGTCCAGCTCGACGGTGGCCGCTTCGCCACCTCCGACCTCAACGACCTCTACCGTCGCGTGATCAACCGCAACAACCGCCTCAAGCGCATGATCGACCTCGGCGCCCCCGAAATCATCGTGAACAACGAGAAGCGCATGCTGCAGGAGTCCGTCGACGCCCTCTTCGACAACGGCCGTCGCGGCCGCCCGGTCACCGGACCGGGCAACCGTCCGCTGAAGTCCCTGTCTGACCTGCTCAAGGGCAAGCAGGGCCGCTTCCGCCAGAACCTGCTGGGCAAACGCGTCGACTACTCCGGCCGTTCCGTCATCATCGTCGGCCCGCAGCTCAAGCTCCACGAGTGCGGCCTGCCCAAGCTCATGGCCCTCGAGCTGTTCAAGCCGTTCGTGATGAAGCGCCTCGTGGAGAACGACTACGCGCAGAACATCAAGTCCGCCAAGCGCATGGTCGAGCGTCAGCGCCCCGAGGTGTGGGACGTGCTCGAGGAGGCCATCTCCGAGCACCCGGTCATGCTCAACCGTGCCCCCACCCTGCACCGCCTGGGTATCCAGGCGTTCGAGCCGAAGCTCGTCGAGGGTAAGGCCATCCAGCTGCACCCGCTCGCCTGTGAGGCCTTCAACGCCGACTTCGACGGCGACCAGATGGCGGTCCACCTGCCGCTGTCCGCCGAGGCACAGGCCGAGGCCCGTGTCCTCATGCTCGCCTCCAACAACATCCTCTCCCCGGCATCCGGCAAGCCGCTGGCCATGCCGCGCCTCGACATGGTCACGGGTCTGTACTTCCTCACCATGCACAAGGGCGAGGACGAGATCGGTGGCCAGGGCGCCTACCGGCCGGCCGACGACAACGGCCCGGCCCAGGGCGTCTACTCCTCCGTCGCGGAAGCCATCATGGCCCGCGACCTCGGGGTCCTCGGCCTCCAGGCACCCATCCACGTCCGCATCTCCCACCTGCGCCCGCCGGCCCAGATCGAGGAGGAGCAGTTCCCCGACGGATGGGAGCAGGGCCAGACCTGGCTCGCCGAGACCACCCTCGGCCGCGTCATGTTCAACGAGCTGCTGCCGTGGAACTACCCGTACCTCGAGGGCGTCATGGTCCGTAAGGGGGGCGGCGCCGGCAACATCCTGCTCGGCGACGTCATCAACGACCTCGCGGCCACCTACCCGATGATCACCGTCGCCCAGACGATGGACAAGATGAAGGACGCCGGCTTCTACTGGGCCACCCGTTCCGGTGTCACCATCGCCATGTCCGACGTCCTCGTCCTCCCCAACAAGGAGGAGATCCTCGAGCGTTACGAGACCGAGGCCAAGGAGATCGAGCACAAGTACTGGGTCAAGGGTGCGCTGCGTGAGCGCGACCGCTACGACCGCCTCGTCGAACTCTGGCAGGACGCCACCAACCAGGTGGGTAAGGCCGTCGAGGACCTGTACCCGGACGACAACCCGATCCCGATGATCGTGAAGTCGGGTGCCGCCGGCAACATGCGTCAGATCTGGACCCTGGCCGGCATGAAGGGCATGGTCGTGAACTCCAAGGGTGACTACATCACCCGACCGATCAAGACCTCCTTCCGTGAGGGCCTGTCGGTCCTGGAGTACTTCAACAACTCCCACGGTTCCCGTAAGGGCCTGGCCGACACCGCCCTGCGTACCGCCGACTCCGGCTACCTCACCCGTCGACTCGTCGACGTGGCCCAGGACGTCATCGTCCGCGAGGACGACTGCGGCACCCGCCAGGGTGTGCGCGTCCCCGTCGCCGTCGAGGTCAAGGACGCCGACGGCACGGTCACCGGGTACGCCCGCGACACCCTCGTCGAGACCTCCGTGTCCGGCCGCGTGCTGGCCACCGAGGTCAACGGTGCCGACGGTGAGCAGCTGTTCGCCGCCGGCGACGACCTCACCGAGGCGCGTATCGACGAGCTCGTGCTCAACGGTGTCACCGAGGTCAAGGTCCGCTCCGTGCTCACCTGCCAGACCCCGACCGGTGTCTGCGCCAAGTGCTACGGCAAGTCCATGGCCTCCGGCCACCTCGTCGACATCGGCGAGGCCGTCGGCATCGTCGCCGCCCAGTCCATCGGCGAGCCCGGCACCCAGCTGACCATGCGTACCTTCCACCAGGGTGGTGTCGGTGGCGACATCACCGGCGGTCTGCCCCGCGTCCAGGAGCTGTTCGAGGCCCGCGTGCCCAAGAACGCCTCCCCGATCGCCGAGTTCTCCGGCACCGTCCGACTCGAGGACGACGGCAACTTCTACAAGTTGACGCTCACCTCCGACGACGGCTCCGAGGAGAAGGTCTACGAGAAGCTGTCCAAGCGACAGGGTCTCGCCCAGATCCGCGTCCCCATGGAGAACAACCCCACCGTGTCCATCGAGCGCACCCTGCGCGACGGTGACCACGTGGAGCTCGGCGACCGCCTGCTGCGCGGTCCCGCCGACCCGCACGATGTGCTGCGCGTGCTGCGCCGACGCGGCGTCGAGAAGCACCTCATCGACGAAGTCCAGGCCGTCTACCGTGCCCAGGGCGTGGCGATCCACGACAAGCACATCGAGATCATCATCCGCCAGATGCTGCGCCGCGGCACCGTCATCGAGGCCGGTTCGACCGAGTTCCTGCCGGGCACCCTCGTCGACCTGTCCGAGGCACGTCGCGTCAACGCCGCGATCCGCGCCGAGGGTGGCCAGCCCGCCGAACTGCGCGACCAGATCATGGGCATCACCAAGGCCTCCCTGGCCACCGAGTCCTGGCTGTCCGCCGCGTCGTTCCAGGAGACCACCCGTGTCCTCACCGACGCTGCGATCAACCGCCGCTCCGACCAGCTCATCGGCCTCAAGGAGAACGTGATCATCGGTAAGCTGATCCCGGCCGGCACCGGAATCTCCCGCTACCGCAACATCACGGTCAAGCCCACCGAGGCAGCCCGCAACGCCGCCTACTCGATCCCCACCTACGGGGACTCGATCTACGGCGACGACGGCTACGCCGAATTCACCGGCGCCTCCGTGCCGCTGGACGAGGACTTCCAGCTCTAA
- a CDS encoding HNH endonuclease signature motif containing protein, which produces MDVVSALEALQGRGMEVLSAIADGRLTRQRLIDLGHPQSTARAWARLSEVFFGPTRSRRLQAAAVAAARDGGLSVDALRAVDKHARKLLKDASVSEWELRLELCGLTGTVDEIERQAAARVREINRTVADAERKAFGRRSLKGGKNTDAQGLRTITVTLPERLMATTLARLRVTAGRLRGQDAKLSYEQAMADAFLSHVGTGAGVAAGTVPPIPLVVIGLPDWARIHRQEGDETIFALTDGTTVTGAELVAGQMAEHHLVGVYGPVEGPVNLYRSERLASGKQRMLLAAETILCPTPGCTTSADECQVHHLVAWQHGGETNVASMSVVCRVHNARNDDDPNAPPRNGRLERQDGGVVFHPPDGRAVETNRHPIRELSAMALVNA; this is translated from the coding sequence ATGGACGTCGTGAGCGCACTGGAGGCCCTGCAGGGCCGGGGGATGGAGGTCCTGTCGGCCATCGCCGACGGGCGGCTGACCCGCCAACGCCTCATCGACCTCGGCCACCCGCAGTCCACCGCACGGGCATGGGCCCGCCTCTCGGAGGTGTTCTTCGGACCCACGCGCTCCCGCCGACTCCAGGCGGCGGCGGTGGCGGCCGCCCGCGACGGTGGCCTGTCCGTCGACGCTCTCCGGGCCGTGGACAAGCACGCCCGCAAGCTGCTCAAGGACGCCTCGGTCTCCGAATGGGAGTTGCGCCTGGAACTGTGCGGTCTGACCGGCACCGTCGACGAGATCGAGCGGCAGGCCGCCGCCCGTGTCCGCGAGATCAACCGCACCGTCGCCGACGCCGAGAGGAAGGCCTTCGGCCGGCGCAGCCTCAAAGGTGGGAAGAACACCGACGCCCAGGGTCTGCGCACCATCACCGTCACCCTGCCGGAGCGACTCATGGCCACCACCCTCGCCCGTCTGCGGGTCACCGCCGGTCGGCTGCGGGGTCAGGATGCGAAGCTGTCTTATGAGCAGGCGATGGCGGATGCGTTCCTCTCCCACGTCGGGACTGGTGCCGGTGTCGCTGCCGGGACGGTGCCCCCGATCCCGCTGGTGGTCATCGGCTTACCCGACTGGGCGAGGATCCACCGACAGGAGGGTGACGAGACGATCTTCGCCCTGACCGACGGCACCACCGTCACCGGTGCTGAGCTGGTGGCCGGGCAGATGGCCGAGCATCACCTGGTGGGGGTGTACGGCCCGGTCGAGGGGCCGGTCAATCTCTACCGGAGCGAGCGTCTGGCCAGCGGGAAGCAGCGGATGCTGTTGGCGGCGGAGACGATCCTGTGTCCGACGCCGGGGTGCACGACCTCGGCGGATGAATGTCAGGTGCATCACCTGGTGGCCTGGCAGCATGGCGGGGAGACCAATGTGGCGTCGATGTCGGTGGTGTGTCGGGTGCACAATGCCCGCAACGACGACGATCCGAACGCCCCACCCCGCAACGGTCGCCTGGAACGGCAGGACGGTGGGGTGGTGTTCCACCCGCCTGACGGGCGGGCGGTGGAGACGAATCGGCACCCCATCCGGGAGCTGTCAGCGATGGCACTGGTCAACGCCTGA